Proteins co-encoded in one Cytobacillus sp. NJ13 genomic window:
- the sdhB gene encoding succinate dehydrogenase iron-sulfur subunit, whose amino-acid sequence MGAAVDIKLKIKRKDSSDSPFYWEEFNIPFRKNMNVISALMEIQKNPVNAKGEKVRSVAWEYNCLEEVCGACSMRINGKVRQACSTLVDRLEQPIHLEPMETFPVEKDLVVNRDRMFSALKKIKGWIPLDGTYALGAGPLISSDVQQEAYKYSTCMTCGCCLDACPNVNSGSPFIGPQALGQTKYFNMHPTGAQQKNDRLSVMIGEEGLANCGNSQNCVQVCPKEIPLTTAIAELNKDVNRFALWSWLKR is encoded by the coding sequence ATGGGTGCTGCAGTAGATATCAAGCTTAAAATAAAGCGAAAAGATTCCTCCGATTCTCCCTTTTACTGGGAGGAATTTAACATACCTTTCCGGAAGAATATGAATGTAATATCTGCCTTAATGGAGATACAGAAAAATCCGGTTAACGCGAAGGGAGAAAAAGTAAGATCAGTAGCTTGGGAGTATAACTGTCTGGAGGAAGTCTGCGGAGCATGCAGCATGAGAATAAATGGAAAAGTCCGCCAGGCGTGCTCTACCTTAGTGGATCGGCTGGAACAGCCAATCCATTTAGAGCCAATGGAAACATTTCCTGTAGAAAAGGATCTGGTTGTAAACAGAGACCGCATGTTTAGTGCTCTCAAGAAAATAAAAGGGTGGATCCCTCTTGATGGAACCTATGCATTGGGTGCTGGTCCTCTAATTTCCTCAGATGTGCAGCAAGAAGCTTATAAGTATTCAACCTGTATGACCTGCGGATGCTGCCTGGATGCATGCCCAAATGTTAATAGCGGCTCACCATTTATTGGCCCGCAGGCATTGGGGCAGACTAAATATTTTAATATGCACCCTACTGGAGCACAGCAGAAGAATGATAGATTATCAGTAATGATTGGGGAGGAAGGGTTAGCTAACTGCGGAAACTCCCAGAACTGTGTTCAGGTTTGCCCTAAGGAAATCCCATTAACAACTGCCATTGCTGAACTAAATAAAGATGTAAATAGATTTGCATTATGGAGCTGGTTAAAGAGATGA
- the sdhA gene encoding succinate dehydrogenase flavoprotein subunit yields the protein MNNQEIIVIGGGLAGLMATIKIAEAKKKVKLFSLVPVRRSHSVCAQGGINGAVNTKGEGDSVWEHFDDTIYGGDFLANQPPVKAMCEAAPDIIYLLARMGVQFNRTEEGHIDFRRLGGAKYSRTAFAGSTTGQQILYALDEQVRKYEAEGLVEKFEYWELVSLIKDDEGRCRGISAQNLKSMAIQTFKSDAVILASGGIGNIFRKSTNSIINTGSAHSIAYQQGARYANGEFIQIHPTAIPGDDKLRLMSESARGEGGRVWVYKDGKPWYFLEEKYPAYGNLVPRDIATREIFHVCVDLKLGINGENKVYLDLSHLPAELLQRKLGGILDIYEKFVGDDPRKLPMKIFPAMHYSMGGLWVDYDQMTNIPGLFACGECDYQFHGGNRLGANSLVSAIYGGMVAGPNAVSYINSLEKSCEDLAPFIFENEQRKQEEEVEKIYKMNGHENPYQLHVEMSDWMVDNVTVVRYNDRLQKTDEKLQELQARFRNIGIDDTSRWHNRTVPFVRQLKNMLELSRVITLGALNRNESRGAHYKPGFPNRDDENWLKTTIATYTPFGPSLSYEPVDLKYIAPRPRRYDIVTSGQKEEASKV from the coding sequence ATGAATAACCAGGAAATTATTGTGATAGGCGGCGGCCTGGCAGGATTGATGGCCACTATTAAAATAGCAGAAGCCAAAAAGAAAGTGAAATTGTTTTCTCTTGTCCCGGTTCGCCGTTCCCATTCGGTGTGTGCGCAAGGTGGCATCAATGGGGCTGTAAATACAAAGGGAGAAGGGGACTCTGTATGGGAGCACTTTGATGATACGATTTATGGCGGTGACTTCTTAGCCAATCAGCCTCCTGTAAAAGCAATGTGCGAAGCTGCTCCGGACATTATTTATTTATTGGCTAGAATGGGTGTGCAATTTAACCGTACAGAAGAAGGCCATATTGATTTTAGAAGGCTGGGAGGCGCCAAATATTCCAGGACGGCTTTTGCTGGATCCACAACAGGTCAGCAAATTCTTTATGCGCTGGATGAACAGGTTCGCAAATATGAAGCTGAGGGTCTTGTTGAAAAATTTGAATACTGGGAATTAGTATCGCTTATTAAAGATGATGAAGGAAGATGCAGAGGCATTTCTGCTCAGAATTTAAAATCGATGGCAATTCAGACATTTAAATCAGATGCAGTCATTTTAGCATCAGGCGGTATTGGCAATATCTTTAGAAAAAGTACAAATTCGATCATCAATACAGGAAGTGCACATAGCATTGCATACCAGCAAGGGGCCAGATATGCAAATGGCGAATTTATTCAGATTCATCCAACTGCAATTCCAGGGGATGATAAACTTCGGCTGATGTCAGAGTCAGCCCGCGGTGAGGGTGGAAGAGTATGGGTCTACAAAGATGGTAAACCATGGTATTTTCTCGAGGAGAAGTATCCTGCTTACGGAAATCTCGTTCCTAGGGATATTGCAACAAGGGAAATCTTCCATGTATGCGTTGACCTCAAGCTTGGCATCAACGGAGAAAATAAGGTTTACCTTGATCTTTCCCACCTGCCTGCAGAATTACTGCAGAGAAAGCTTGGCGGAATTCTTGATATCTACGAAAAATTTGTGGGCGATGATCCAAGAAAGCTCCCGATGAAAATATTCCCGGCTATGCATTACTCAATGGGAGGCCTCTGGGTTGATTATGATCAGATGACAAATATACCAGGCCTTTTTGCATGCGGAGAATGTGATTACCAATTTCACGGTGGAAACCGCCTTGGAGCTAATTCCTTAGTTTCGGCTATATATGGAGGGATGGTGGCAGGCCCTAATGCTGTCAGCTATATAAATAGCCTTGAAAAATCTTGTGAAGACCTTGCACCATTCATTTTTGAAAATGAACAGAGAAAGCAAGAAGAAGAAGTTGAAAAAATCTACAAAATGAACGGGCATGAAAATCCATATCAGCTGCATGTCGAGATGAGTGACTGGATGGTGGATAATGTGACCGTTGTCAGATATAATGATCGCCTTCAAAAAACAGATGAGAAGCTTCAGGAACTTCAGGCGCGTTTCAGGAACATTGGAATTGATGATACATCAAGGTGGCATAACAGAACCGTACCGTTTGTCCGTCAGCTTAAAAATATGCTTGAGCTTTCCAGGGTCATTACGCTTGGCGCTCTTAACCGGAATGAGAGCAGGGGGGCCCACTATAAACCTGGGTTCCCTAATAGAGATGATGAGAATTGGCTAAAAACTACAATTGCTACGTATACCCCGTTTGGTCCAAGCCTTTCTTATGAACCAGTTGATCTTAAATATATCGCTCCAAGGCCAAGGAGATATGACATTGTAACATCAGGGCAAAAAGAAGAGGCATCAAAAGTATAA
- a CDS encoding succinate dehydrogenase, whose amino-acid sequence MQTNTVAPLSNSRRFVLTRLHSLAGLIPLGLFLIQHLMGNALAILGSEKYDEHIHFMLNLPFLLLLEIGFIAIPLLFHAIYGIYLSFISKPNAHVYKYKQNINFLLQRVTGIITFIFVIYHVWSLRISPVISGNEVNHQVVGEHLANPFMMIFYMAGVLSTTYHFTNGISTALITWGLTIGPSSQKAVRNLCFGLFIILTVLGLGSLISFVS is encoded by the coding sequence GTGCAAACAAATACAGTAGCGCCTCTTTCAAATTCAAGAAGATTTGTTCTTACAAGACTGCATTCACTAGCGGGGCTAATCCCGCTAGGCCTTTTTTTAATACAGCACTTAATGGGGAATGCATTGGCTATCCTCGGAAGCGAGAAATATGATGAACATATTCACTTTATGCTCAATCTCCCATTTTTGCTCTTGCTTGAAATTGGATTTATAGCCATTCCCCTATTATTTCATGCTATATACGGAATCTATCTATCCTTCATTTCCAAACCGAATGCTCATGTATATAAATACAAACAAAACATAAATTTTCTGCTCCAAAGGGTTACAGGAATCATTACCTTTATTTTTGTTATTTATCATGTCTGGTCACTTAGAATTAGTCCTGTAATCAGCGGAAATGAGGTTAATCATCAGGTGGTTGGGGAACATCTGGCAAACCCTTTTATGATGATTTTTTATATGGCTGGTGTATTAAGCACAACCTATCATTTTACAAATGGAATTTCCACTGCTCTCATAACTTGGGGGTTAACAATTGGTCCTTCATCCCAAAAAGCGGTCAGGAATCTGTGCTTTGGATTGTTTATTATTTTAACTGTCTTGGGATTGGGAAGTCTAATTTCATTTGTTAGTTAA
- a CDS encoding MmgE/PrpD family protein, translating into MTLTRMLAEYASNVRFEDLPYEVVEYTKLCILDWYGSALAGKDEKPIQSILELTQEWGGNEQATLITGGKSSIGNACLVNAAASHIVELDDIHKSSIIHAGTVVIPAAAAVAEAYGLSGKDLITAVAVGYEICYRIGEAVSPSHYYFWHNTATCGTFGSAAAVAKLLNLNVEQTMYALGNAGTQAAGLWEFIEDGANTKQLHTAKAAYNGALAALLAKKDFTSASKILEGRRGFFNAMSEKYDADKITRNLGKEFKIIENSFKIHASCRHTHPAMDCILNIMKENALTHEQIQSISIKTYQTVLNITDNPNPDTVYASKFSSQFCAALIAIKGSASLRDYNIEILQSPEIIELMKKVSVEADPYYENAYPEKWGAKVVITLNDGRTFSEGTDYPKGDPEKPADKEELIQKFITMTLDKVWNAEEKVQAILQLEEISAAEMMEAGEESCKQIQ; encoded by the coding sequence ATGACATTAACCAGAATGTTAGCTGAATATGCTAGTAATGTTAGATTTGAAGATTTGCCTTATGAAGTTGTTGAGTATACCAAACTATGTATTTTGGATTGGTATGGCTCAGCACTTGCGGGAAAAGATGAAAAACCGATTCAATCCATATTAGAATTGACTCAAGAATGGGGCGGGAATGAACAAGCAACACTTATTACCGGGGGAAAGTCTTCAATTGGCAATGCCTGCTTAGTCAACGCAGCTGCCAGCCATATTGTAGAGCTGGATGATATTCATAAATCATCCATTATCCATGCCGGCACGGTGGTCATTCCAGCAGCTGCAGCTGTTGCTGAAGCCTATGGATTAAGCGGAAAAGACCTAATTACCGCTGTAGCTGTGGGTTATGAAATTTGCTACAGAATTGGAGAGGCTGTTTCTCCTTCCCATTATTATTTCTGGCATAACACAGCAACCTGCGGGACTTTTGGTTCTGCTGCAGCAGTAGCTAAGCTTCTTAACTTAAATGTGGAGCAAACGATGTATGCTCTCGGAAATGCTGGCACACAAGCAGCCGGTTTATGGGAGTTTATTGAGGATGGAGCTAACACGAAACAGCTGCATACTGCAAAAGCAGCTTATAATGGCGCACTTGCTGCCTTACTTGCAAAAAAGGATTTCACTTCCGCATCAAAAATACTGGAAGGCAGAAGGGGCTTTTTTAATGCCATGTCAGAGAAATATGATGCAGATAAAATTACAAGGAATCTTGGCAAAGAATTTAAGATTATAGAAAATAGTTTTAAAATCCATGCGTCCTGCCGCCACACACATCCAGCGATGGATTGTATTTTAAACATCATGAAGGAAAACGCCCTCACCCATGAGCAAATACAGAGCATCTCAATAAAAACCTATCAAACTGTCCTGAATATAACAGATAACCCAAACCCTGATACAGTGTACGCTTCTAAATTCAGCAGCCAGTTTTGCGCGGCACTCATTGCAATAAAGGGTTCTGCATCATTAAGAGATTATAATATAGAAATTTTACAATCGCCTGAGATTATAGAGTTGATGAAAAAAGTCAGTGTTGAAGCAGATCCTTATTATGAAAATGCTTATCCTGAAAAATGGGGGGCAAAGGTAGTCATTACATTGAATGATGGCAGAACATTCAGTGAAGGAACAGATTATCCAAAGGGTGATCCTGAAAAACCTGCGGATAAGGAAGAACTGATTCAAAAATTTATAACTATGACTTTAGACAAAGTATGGAACGCTGAAGAAAAGGTTCAGGCAATTTTACAATTAGAAGAAATTAGCGCAGCTGAAATGATGGAAGCGGGGGAAGAGTCGTGCAAACAAATACAGTAG
- a CDS encoding CoA-binding protein, translating to MSILINQNTRLAVQGITGREASMIVSHTLAYGTKIFAGITPGKGGQHVQGVPVYDTVAEAVKKHDINATLIVVPPAFALDAVLEAISIGIKLIVVTTENIPQHDAVKLLYAARKENVTIIGPNTVGMINPKDRIKMGSIGGDRPERCFVPGNVGVISRSGGMTAETSWMVKRAGFGVTTSIGIGGDSLIGTTIKDLLVLFEKDDDTEAVVTFSEPGTSFEEDAAQLLKEGGFTKPLISFVAGKFTESMPEGTVFGHAGAMISGNTGRPSLKMKALKDSGANVVEKYDDIISVLQTVLGAKVGEVK from the coding sequence ATGTCAATTCTAATCAATCAAAACACTCGATTAGCTGTACAAGGAATTACAGGCCGGGAAGCTTCTATGATTGTCAGCCATACTCTTGCCTATGGTACTAAAATTTTTGCTGGCATTACACCTGGTAAAGGAGGACAGCATGTTCAAGGAGTACCAGTTTACGACACGGTTGCAGAAGCTGTTAAAAAGCATGATATTAATGCAACTCTTATTGTTGTGCCTCCTGCGTTTGCATTGGATGCTGTTCTCGAAGCAATATCCATTGGAATTAAGCTGATTGTTGTTACAACAGAAAATATACCTCAGCATGATGCAGTAAAATTGCTATACGCTGCGCGAAAAGAAAATGTTACGATCATCGGTCCTAATACGGTTGGCATGATCAATCCAAAGGACCGCATAAAGATGGGATCAATAGGTGGAGATCGGCCTGAACGCTGTTTCGTTCCTGGAAATGTCGGAGTGATATCAAGAAGCGGCGGGATGACTGCTGAAACCTCCTGGATGGTTAAGAGGGCCGGGTTTGGTGTTACAACAAGTATAGGCATTGGCGGAGATAGCTTGATCGGAACCACGATTAAAGACCTTCTTGTTCTGTTTGAAAAAGACGATGATACAGAAGCTGTTGTTACTTTTTCAGAGCCAGGAACCTCATTTGAAGAGGACGCTGCCCAATTATTAAAAGAGGGTGGTTTTACAAAGCCGTTAATATCATTTGTTGCCGGCAAGTTTACAGAATCCATGCCGGAAGGGACTGTTTTTGGCCATGCCGGTGCGATGATTTCCGGAAATACAGGCCGACCTTCATTAAAGATGAAAGCGCTTAAAGACTCAGGTGCAAATGTAGTGGAGAAGTATGATGATATCATTAGCGTTTTACAAACAGTTTTAGGAGCAAAAGTAGGTGAAGTAAAATGA
- a CDS encoding ATP citrate lyase citrate-binding domain-containing protein: MGRMLEDVSKTILKEHGVPVPGHAVISVSEEITEHHLSKPCVLKALVPVGKRGKAGAIKFADTVEEARSKADEIFGMTVRNFPVDKVLIEEKIDIDEEWYVSITIDPQKQVPVVIATTEGGVEVEDLVRDSPEKVVVYHVEPFTELHPYQSKEIWSRLGVTGKPLGKAAAILCKLYNIFLNYDCYILEINPLVLTRDEKVMAAASVMGVDDSALYRHPELEGKVESGSERSWRPLTQLEKDMVKVNDADYRGTARYTEMDGGEIGFMCGGGGGSLLSFDALINLGASPANYSETGGNPPEEKVTGLTKGILSKEGVRGLFVAHNITNNTQIDVFARGIVKAIEELGVDPETFPIVVREAGVNDEEGKRIFLEAGITYFGEDLTIEEAAAEMVKKMRGVS, from the coding sequence ATGGGCAGAATGCTGGAGGATGTTAGTAAAACAATTCTTAAAGAACATGGTGTTCCTGTGCCAGGCCATGCAGTTATTTCGGTAAGTGAAGAAATTACTGAACATCATTTATCAAAACCATGTGTATTAAAAGCTCTGGTTCCGGTAGGAAAAAGAGGAAAAGCTGGGGCAATCAAATTTGCAGACACTGTAGAAGAGGCAAGGAGCAAAGCAGATGAAATTTTCGGTATGACAGTTAGAAATTTTCCTGTAGATAAGGTTTTGATAGAGGAAAAGATTGATATTGATGAAGAATGGTATGTTTCTATTACAATTGACCCTCAAAAACAGGTTCCGGTAGTTATTGCTACGACAGAAGGTGGAGTTGAAGTAGAAGATCTTGTTAGAGATTCACCTGAGAAAGTAGTAGTTTATCATGTTGAACCTTTTACTGAGCTTCATCCATACCAGTCAAAGGAAATTTGGAGCAGACTTGGGGTTACGGGCAAGCCTTTAGGAAAAGCTGCTGCAATCCTTTGCAAATTATATAATATCTTTCTTAATTATGACTGTTACATTTTAGAAATTAACCCATTGGTACTTACCAGGGATGAAAAAGTGATGGCAGCGGCTTCGGTTATGGGTGTGGATGATTCGGCGCTATACCGCCACCCGGAACTTGAAGGCAAGGTAGAATCAGGCAGTGAACGGTCCTGGAGGCCTTTAACCCAGCTTGAGAAGGATATGGTAAAAGTTAATGACGCAGATTATCGTGGAACAGCACGCTATACGGAAATGGATGGCGGTGAAATTGGTTTTATGTGCGGAGGGGGAGGCGGAAGCCTATTAAGTTTTGACGCCCTTATTAATTTAGGAGCCTCTCCTGCAAATTACTCAGAAACGGGAGGTAATCCGCCAGAAGAAAAAGTAACGGGATTAACAAAAGGAATCCTCTCCAAGGAAGGAGTAAGGGGCCTGTTTGTGGCACACAACATAACCAATAATACACAAATCGATGTCTTTGCCCGGGGAATTGTAAAAGCCATTGAAGAATTAGGCGTAGACCCTGAAACGTTTCCCATTGTTGTGAGGGAAGCAGGAGTTAATGACGAAGAGGGAAAAAGAATTTTTCTTGAAGCCGGTATTACGTATTTCGGGGAAGATTTAACGATTGAAGAAGCAGCAGCAGAAATGGTTAAAAAGATGAGAGGGGTATCCTAA
- a CDS encoding GntR family transcriptional regulator, producing the protein MSMNQDLRIENRDTLHLKVCNVIREAIIRGDFKPGERLKQSDLAEKMGVSRMPVREAFRKLESEGLIKLEPHKGAVVKSISIKDIEEIYALRSELEKMAVYQSVDLLTDEDITQLSSLVAEMERADDADTFVQYNIDFHRLLVKRCNWERLNSFIGTLWNGLPQQTPHLLTGQIETSNTEHRKILEAVVKKDKETAADLVSEHIYRTGESLIESLKKEGK; encoded by the coding sequence ATGTCTATGAATCAGGACTTACGAATTGAGAATAGGGATACACTCCACTTAAAAGTGTGCAATGTAATAAGAGAAGCGATTATCAGAGGGGATTTCAAGCCGGGCGAAAGGTTAAAGCAATCAGATTTGGCAGAAAAAATGGGCGTTAGCAGGATGCCTGTCCGAGAAGCATTTAGAAAGCTGGAATCAGAGGGACTTATTAAGCTGGAGCCACATAAAGGTGCTGTAGTGAAATCAATCAGCATTAAGGACATTGAAGAAATTTATGCCTTAAGATCTGAATTGGAGAAAATGGCTGTTTACCAAAGTGTTGATTTATTAACAGACGAAGATATCACCCAGCTTTCTTCGCTTGTAGCCGAAATGGAGAGGGCAGATGATGCAGACACTTTTGTACAGTATAACATTGACTTTCACCGATTGCTTGTAAAAAGGTGTAATTGGGAACGTCTTAATTCATTTATTGGCACATTGTGGAATGGCCTTCCGCAGCAAACACCACACCTTCTAACCGGACAAATTGAAACCTCAAATACAGAACATAGAAAAATCCTGGAAGCTGTTGTAAAAAAAGATAAAGAAACAGCTGCTGATCTTGTATCGGAGCATATCTACCGAACAGGAGAATCATTAATAGAAAGCCTGAAGAAAGAAGGGAAGTAA
- a CDS encoding DASS family sodium-coupled anion symporter gives MGSPNTKAKVNFMPKSSWVTSIGSSKTFTLMLGAALSASVYAVLPGSSDSAKIMLALLVLSVFYWTFEPLPLGVTAVLLLVLMLLFKIVTMDIIFSGFSSPAIFLIIGGMMLARGVNDTPLAKRLAYLILAKWAGTAKGLLASILLIPQMQAFFIPAVAVRATLILPVALMALDHIGVKKDGNLRKMILLGVAFGGTISGTIVMTAAIGNILTVELLKQFLGIQITYLQWFMYTVPIWLFLIPLSWLILIKSFPLPKENEEFHHLKEEMDKKLKELGTINTDEKKCIGILLLIVCLWFTEPLHGLHPSIPTLIGVILMAFPGVGCSKWDNMVKINFDTILIMGVTLSLGYAFNQSGAAELVGDTLSAGWIIDLLRSPLTGVASILIITQILHLAVANVSTAVVTLIPIFIGLSAKSGADPVLICLTASLACLHGYILVVEATPNIIVHSTGQIQQKEFIIPGIYMTIIMMIVTILTAVTWWNWIGFL, from the coding sequence TTGGGTTCTCCGAATACCAAGGCAAAAGTGAATTTTATGCCAAAGTCATCCTGGGTAACTTCCATTGGGTCATCAAAAACATTTACCCTGATGCTGGGTGCTGCTCTGTCTGCATCTGTCTATGCTGTTCTGCCTGGAAGCAGTGATTCTGCCAAAATAATGCTCGCCCTTTTAGTCTTAAGTGTCTTTTACTGGACATTTGAGCCTTTACCGCTTGGCGTTACTGCTGTACTGCTGCTAGTGTTAATGCTCTTATTCAAAATTGTGACCATGGACATTATCTTCAGCGGTTTTTCCTCACCAGCCATTTTTTTGATAATAGGGGGAATGATGCTGGCAAGAGGAGTAAATGATACCCCACTTGCTAAAAGACTTGCATATTTGATTTTGGCAAAGTGGGCCGGCACAGCAAAAGGTTTATTGGCAAGCATTTTGCTCATCCCTCAAATGCAGGCTTTTTTTATCCCTGCAGTAGCTGTAAGAGCTACCCTGATATTACCTGTTGCTTTAATGGCGCTCGATCATATAGGTGTTAAGAAGGATGGAAATCTGCGGAAAATGATACTGCTTGGTGTTGCATTTGGCGGAACAATAAGCGGAACGATTGTCATGACGGCAGCAATCGGAAATATCTTGACGGTAGAATTATTAAAGCAGTTTTTGGGGATTCAAATAACTTATTTACAATGGTTTATGTATACGGTTCCAATATGGCTGTTTTTAATTCCCTTATCCTGGCTGATATTAATCAAGTCATTTCCCTTGCCAAAAGAAAATGAAGAATTTCATCATTTGAAGGAGGAAATGGACAAAAAGCTGAAAGAGTTAGGTACTATCAATACAGATGAAAAAAAATGCATTGGAATTTTACTTCTGATTGTATGTTTATGGTTTACCGAACCGCTGCATGGACTCCATCCAAGCATACCAACCCTGATAGGTGTCATATTAATGGCATTTCCAGGTGTGGGCTGTTCAAAATGGGATAACATGGTAAAGATCAATTTTGATACTATTCTCATTATGGGTGTAACTTTATCGCTTGGCTATGCTTTTAATCAATCGGGGGCAGCCGAACTTGTAGGGGATACTTTAAGTGCGGGCTGGATTATTGATCTGCTTCGCTCACCGCTTACTGGAGTTGCATCCATTTTAATTATCACACAAATTCTGCATTTGGCTGTTGCCAATGTCTCAACAGCAGTTGTAACGCTTATTCCTATTTTTATCGGGCTGTCAGCCAAGTCAGGCGCAGATCCGGTATTAATATGTCTAACGGCCTCACTCGCATGCCTGCATGGATATATTCTTGTAGTTGAAGCAACTCCCAATATAATTGTTCATAGCACAGGCCAGATTCAGCAGAAAGAGTTTATTATCCCGGGAATCTATATGACTATTATTATGATGATTGTAACAATATTAACGGCTGTAACGTGGTGGAACTGGATCGGTTTTTTGTAA
- a CDS encoding MmgE/PrpD family protein, with protein MKMVTTQIARNIHHTNFGQISGNAVYEAKRSLLNWLGVAIGAAYHESMDKVLNVSKLMESTPQASILGRNEKTDMLFAALLNGMSSHIYDFDDTLLETVLHPSSPVFPAVLAYSQYKKKTGKEVLEAFIIGCEVQARLALAVYPSHYWRGWHITGSVGGIGAAAAMSKLLRLDEEKTSFAIGIAATDPTGLREMFGTMTKPYHPGKAAMNGMLAAFIAGEGFTSSKQALEAERGFINVLSEETKMELLTDNWGDKWEIEKNSYKPFASGIVTHPAIDGIIAIQRANNLKAEEVEEIHITGHPLVKELTGKTDFKTGLEGKFSVYHCVAAGFLHLKAGVNEFTDDFVNKPEVKALRTKIQLTIDENIKEDQVRLTVKMKDGRELSHFVEHAIGSMDLPMTDQQLIEKFKDVTGNIISEEAKELLIDQVYRLEEIKDLEEFFRLCTPVESASRI; from the coding sequence ATGAAAATGGTAACCACCCAAATTGCAAGAAATATCCACCATACAAATTTCGGTCAAATCAGCGGAAATGCTGTATATGAAGCAAAGAGAAGTCTATTAAACTGGCTCGGTGTTGCTATAGGAGCAGCCTATCATGAGTCAATGGACAAAGTATTAAATGTTTCAAAATTGATGGAAAGCACCCCGCAGGCATCTATTCTTGGAAGAAATGAAAAGACGGATATGCTTTTCGCAGCTTTGCTGAACGGCATGTCTTCCCATATTTATGACTTTGATGACACGCTGCTCGAAACAGTTCTTCATCCTTCTTCCCCTGTGTTTCCTGCTGTATTAGCGTATAGCCAATATAAGAAAAAAACAGGGAAAGAGGTTTTAGAGGCTTTCATTATAGGCTGTGAGGTTCAGGCTAGACTTGCTCTGGCTGTATACCCTTCCCACTACTGGCGGGGCTGGCACATTACCGGAAGTGTTGGAGGAATTGGCGCTGCTGCAGCAATGAGTAAGCTCTTAAGGCTTGACGAGGAGAAAACTTCCTTTGCTATTGGGATAGCCGCCACAGATCCTACCGGGTTAAGGGAAATGTTTGGAACAATGACAAAGCCTTATCATCCCGGAAAAGCAGCGATGAATGGGATGCTTGCTGCATTCATTGCAGGCGAGGGGTTTACAAGTTCTAAACAAGCATTGGAAGCAGAGCGCGGATTTATCAATGTTTTATCAGAAGAAACTAAAATGGAACTGCTGACAGATAACTGGGGAGATAAATGGGAAATTGAGAAAAACAGCTATAAGCCATTTGCCAGCGGCATTGTAACTCATCCGGCCATTGATGGAATTATTGCCATTCAGAGAGCAAATAACTTAAAAGCAGAAGAAGTAGAAGAAATTCATATTACAGGACATCCTCTAGTTAAAGAACTAACCGGCAAAACTGATTTTAAGACAGGTCTTGAAGGGAAATTTAGTGTATACCATTGCGTTGCTGCAGGGTTCCTTCATTTAAAAGCAGGCGTGAATGAGTTCACAGACGATTTCGTTAATAAACCGGAAGTAAAGGCTTTAAGGACAAAAATACAGCTGACGATAGATGAGAATATTAAAGAAGACCAGGTCAGATTAACAGTAAAAATGAAAGATGGCAGAGAACTCAGCCATTTTGTTGAACATGCTATTGGAAGTATGGATTTGCCGATGACTGATCAGCAATTGATTGAAAAATTCAAGGATGTAACGGGAAATATCATTAGTGAAGAAGCCAAAGAATTACTTATTGATCAAGTATACCGTCTAGAAGAAATAAAGGATTTGGAAGAATTTTTTCGGCTGTGTACACCAGTTGAATCAGCCAGCCGTATTTAG